A genomic segment from Streptomyces sp. TLI_235 encodes:
- a CDS encoding diaminopimelate decarboxylase, producing the protein MTDPQPTDFHSPERRELVLRAAVRAGLLDPENALLAGFVDLDAVAATVDSLHRAFEDAVEVLHTFAAKANSLVPVLRHLRGLGMGCEVASPGEFAQALAAGFAPERIVYDSPAKTRAELRQALELGVAINIDNWQELARVDEILAERGARGTRSRIGIRVNPQVGGGSIGAMSTATAHSKFGISLADEGSAERLLAAFRDRPWLTWLHCHVGSQGCPLDLMAGGVAAAVGFARKTNGELGRRQVVGLDIGGGLPVNFGSDVVSPGYGDYVERLKAHAPDLFTGEFRVVTEFGRSLLAKSGFTAAYVEYTKASGGRPIALTFAGVQVATRTVFAPDSWPLRISAHDATGAQKHGEPVVQDVAGPACFAGDLVAKARPLPLLEPGDIVALLDTGAYYTSTPFGYNSLLEPGVYGATVAADGGVRFTVLRRPQTVEDLLARTGG; encoded by the coding sequence GTGACCGATCCCCAGCCGACCGACTTCCACAGCCCCGAGCGGCGCGAGCTCGTCCTTCGCGCAGCCGTCCGCGCCGGGCTCCTCGACCCCGAGAACGCGCTGCTCGCCGGGTTCGTCGACCTCGACGCCGTCGCGGCCACCGTCGACTCGCTGCACCGCGCCTTCGAGGACGCGGTCGAGGTGCTGCACACCTTCGCGGCGAAGGCCAACAGTCTCGTCCCGGTGCTGCGGCACCTGCGCGGCCTCGGAATGGGCTGCGAGGTGGCCAGCCCCGGCGAGTTCGCCCAGGCCCTCGCCGCAGGCTTCGCCCCGGAGCGGATCGTCTACGACTCCCCGGCGAAGACCCGCGCCGAACTGCGCCAGGCGCTGGAGCTCGGGGTCGCGATCAACATCGACAACTGGCAGGAGCTCGCCCGGGTCGACGAGATCCTCGCGGAGCGGGGGGCCCGGGGGACGCGTTCGCGGATCGGCATCCGCGTCAACCCGCAGGTCGGCGGCGGATCCATCGGGGCGATGAGCACCGCCACCGCACACTCGAAGTTCGGCATCTCCCTGGCCGACGAGGGCAGCGCCGAGCGGCTCCTCGCGGCCTTCCGGGACCGGCCCTGGCTCACCTGGCTGCACTGCCACGTCGGCTCCCAGGGCTGCCCGCTGGACCTGATGGCGGGGGGCGTCGCCGCAGCCGTCGGCTTCGCCCGGAAGACCAACGGCGAGCTCGGCCGCCGGCAGGTCGTCGGCTTGGACATCGGCGGCGGCCTGCCCGTCAACTTCGGCAGCGACGTGGTGAGTCCGGGCTACGGCGACTACGTGGAGCGCCTGAAGGCCCACGCCCCGGACCTGTTCACCGGCGAGTTCCGGGTGGTGACGGAGTTCGGCCGCTCGCTGCTGGCCAAGTCCGGCTTCACCGCCGCGTACGTCGAGTACACCAAGGCCTCCGGCGGGCGGCCGATCGCGCTCACCTTCGCCGGCGTGCAGGTCGCCACCCGGACGGTCTTCGCCCCCGACTCCTGGCCGCTGCGGATCAGCGCGCACGACGCCACCGGCGCGCAGAAGCACGGCGAGCCGGTCGTGCAGGACGTCGCCGGCCCGGCCTGCTTCGCCGGCGACCTGGTCGCGAAGGCCCGGCCGTTGCCGCTGCTGGAGCCCGGCGACATCGTCGCGCTGCTGGACACCGGCGCCTACTACACCTCGACCCCGTTCGGCTACAACAGCCTGCTCGAACCGGGCGTGTACGGGGCCACCGTGGCGGCCGACGGCGGCGTGCGGTTCACCGTGCTCCGCCGGCCGCAGACCGTCGAGGACCTGCTGGCCCGGACCGGTGGATGA
- a CDS encoding PucR-like helix-turn-helix protein: MSEAEQWGRPEAEQTLEGLLALVGEFVELCAAPRGVGAVVSRVVVLDPLESREAPGDLLVAIGVDPHAEEAVAVVRRAGSAGAAGVVLRPAGTADRTEVLREAAAEAGTAVLFRGWWTDWPTVIGMLHAGLSVTKEPAVAGVPLGDLAELARAIAFQVGGSVTIEDLDSNVLAHSPTGRGTDLVRIRTILGGRPPQGRRRDMEKAGFFRQLWKSTDVLYRTADGETPERLIVLVRAGDVPLGSIWVAADGEPLDVPAATRAMRAAARVAATHLLHDRARRDGRDQQLVEAARSLLDGRSSAELLADRTGLPLAEPCAVLSVCAGTGRADAAVRTRLSQLAYRYCTVGDHLPVVVRSDRGVLVLLGGLDQDPAKAQAHVTRLGTSLVQPLSEELKLRVRIGIGEVRERLDQAADSRRTADLALGGLLFGTTPRDCARVEDVADAVALAHYLDALHGEKPPVTTPVDRLVEKGDAALMDTLRAYLDHSREKARAADALGVARSTFAHRLDQTVVKVSGIDLDDADARLLAQLQLRLLRRRAEGDA; the protein is encoded by the coding sequence ATGTCGGAGGCGGAGCAGTGGGGCCGGCCGGAGGCGGAGCAGACGCTGGAGGGGCTGCTGGCGCTGGTGGGGGAGTTCGTCGAACTGTGCGCGGCACCGCGGGGAGTGGGCGCCGTCGTGAGCCGGGTGGTCGTGCTCGACCCGCTGGAGTCGCGGGAGGCACCGGGCGATCTGCTCGTCGCGATCGGGGTCGATCCGCACGCCGAGGAGGCCGTCGCCGTGGTGCGCCGGGCCGGGAGCGCCGGCGCGGCGGGCGTCGTGCTCCGTCCGGCGGGGACGGCGGACCGGACCGAGGTGCTGCGGGAGGCCGCCGCCGAGGCCGGAACGGCCGTGCTCTTCCGCGGCTGGTGGACCGACTGGCCGACCGTGATCGGCATGCTGCACGCGGGTCTGTCGGTGACGAAGGAGCCGGCCGTCGCCGGTGTACCGCTCGGCGACCTGGCCGAGCTGGCCCGGGCGATCGCCTTCCAGGTCGGGGGATCCGTCACGATCGAGGACCTGGACTCCAACGTCCTCGCCCACTCGCCCACCGGCCGGGGCACCGACCTCGTCCGGATCCGGACGATCCTGGGCGGCAGGCCGCCGCAGGGACGGCGCCGCGACATGGAGAAGGCCGGTTTCTTCCGCCAGCTCTGGAAGTCGACCGACGTGCTGTACCGCACGGCCGACGGGGAGACCCCCGAGCGCCTGATCGTGCTCGTCCGGGCCGGCGACGTCCCGCTGGGCTCGATCTGGGTGGCGGCGGACGGCGAGCCCCTGGACGTGCCCGCTGCCACCCGGGCCATGCGGGCGGCGGCACGCGTGGCCGCGACCCACCTGCTGCACGACCGTGCGCGCCGCGACGGCCGGGACCAGCAACTGGTGGAGGCGGCACGGTCCCTGCTCGACGGCCGGAGTTCCGCCGAGCTGCTGGCCGACCGGACGGGGCTGCCGCTCGCGGAGCCGTGCGCGGTGCTGTCCGTCTGCGCGGGGACGGGCCGCGCCGATGCCGCGGTCCGCACCCGGCTCTCCCAACTGGCCTACCGGTACTGCACCGTGGGCGATCACCTGCCGGTCGTCGTGCGCTCGGACCGGGGCGTCCTGGTGTTGCTCGGCGGCCTCGACCAGGACCCGGCGAAGGCTCAGGCCCACGTCACCCGGCTGGGCACGTCGCTGGTGCAACCGCTGTCGGAGGAGCTGAAGCTGCGGGTGCGGATCGGCATCGGCGAGGTCCGGGAACGGCTGGACCAGGCAGCGGACTCCCGCCGGACGGCCGATCTCGCCCTGGGCGGCCTGCTGTTCGGCACCACACCCCGTGACTGCGCACGGGTCGAGGACGTGGCCGACGCCGTCGCGCTGGCGCACTACCTGGACGCACTGCACGGCGAGAAGCCGCCGGTGACCACACCGGTGGACCGGCTGGTCGAGAAGGGCGACGCCGCCCTGATGGACACGCTGCGCGCCTACCTCGACCACTCGCGGGAGAAGGCCAGGGCCGCGGACGCCCTGGGTGTCGCCCGGAGCACCTTCGCCCACCGCCTCGACCAGACCGTGGTGAAGGTCAGCGGCATCGATCTGGACGACGCCGACGCCCGCCTGCTCGCCCAGCTCCAACTGCGGCTGCTGCGCCGCCGGGCCGAGGGCGATGCCTGA
- a CDS encoding ADP-ribose pyrophosphatase YjhB (NUDIX family), whose product MGWDAADPGPLAAAGVLFRDAAGRVMVVRAVYESRHPVEVPGGGWEPQDPTLRATAVRELQEEMGLRPRLLALASTDWAMRRSRPPIVSFLYWAEELGTGELAGVRLQEDELGGYAFVTPRQAASALPPRLSRRVAACLRTPAGLGPVELEDSLPVGPAAALLPPEPAPPYTRAAGLALAGGDRPPVAPPLDRETYYATRPRIRAEVQLLATDPAGRVLAAGSPVAADRETPRGAAARVLRDRLGSVRPPGRLLALDWLPADRPRLVYVFDGGLLDHGRRPAAAEAPADLRTAAVLARRGSAAGPLELVDGRPAANPE is encoded by the coding sequence ATGGGGTGGGACGCGGCGGATCCCGGTCCGCTGGCGGCGGCAGGTGTGCTGTTCCGGGATGCGGCCGGACGGGTGATGGTCGTCCGGGCGGTGTACGAGAGCCGGCATCCGGTCGAGGTGCCGGGCGGCGGCTGGGAACCGCAGGACCCCACGCTGCGGGCCACCGCCGTACGGGAGCTGCAGGAGGAGATGGGGCTGCGCCCGCGGCTGCTGGCGCTGGCCAGTACGGACTGGGCGATGCGCCGCTCGCGGCCGCCGATCGTCTCCTTCCTCTACTGGGCGGAGGAGTTGGGCACCGGGGAGCTGGCCGGGGTCCGGCTGCAGGAGGACGAGCTCGGCGGGTACGCCTTCGTGACGCCGCGCCAGGCGGCCTCGGCCCTGCCGCCGCGGCTGTCGCGCCGGGTCGCGGCCTGCCTGCGGACCCCGGCGGGGCTCGGGCCGGTGGAGCTGGAGGACAGCCTGCCGGTCGGACCCGCCGCGGCGCTGCTCCCGCCGGAGCCGGCCCCGCCGTACACCCGGGCCGCCGGCCTGGCGCTCGCGGGCGGGGATCGGCCGCCGGTCGCCCCGCCGCTGGACCGGGAGACGTACTACGCCACCCGCCCACGGATCCGGGCCGAGGTCCAGTTGCTCGCCACCGACCCGGCCGGCCGGGTGCTGGCCGCCGGGTCTCCGGTGGCCGCCGACCGGGAGACGCCGCGTGGCGCCGCCGCCCGGGTGCTCCGCGACCGCCTCGGTTCGGTCCGCCCGCCGGGCCGTCTGCTCGCACTGGACTGGCTGCCCGCCGACCGTCCGCGCCTGGTCTACGTCTTCGACGGCGGCCTCCTGGACCACGGTCGGCGGCCCGCCGCCGCGGAGGCCCCCGCCGACCTCCGGACGGCTGCCGTGCTGGCCCGCCGCGGCAGCGCGGCCGGCCCCCTCGAACTGGTCGACGGCCGGCCGGCGGCGAATCCGGAGTGA
- a CDS encoding propanol-preferring alcohol dehydrogenase, with protein MKAAVVRDFTAPLAIEDRPLPEPAPHQVLVRIEASGLCHTDIHAARGDWPVRPTPPFVPGHEGVGVVERAGDAVRHVRVGQRVAIPWLADACGHCDHCVSGWETLCLQQHNSGYSVDGAYAEYALAHGDYVVPVPDGIDPMDAAPLSCAGVTTYKAVKVAAAGPGTRVLVSGIGGLGHLALQYARIAGAETIAVDVTDEKLALARDLGADHVLDARTQDVPAEAQRLGGADAAIALAVSNDSFRAAYGALRRGGTLVLVALPAGGTLEIPVFDTVLNGTKVVGSIVGTRQDLAEVFRLHELGRTTVMRESRRLEQVNDCFEDVLAGRVAARLVFDLR; from the coding sequence ATGAAGGCCGCCGTCGTCCGCGACTTCACCGCACCGCTCGCCATCGAGGACCGCCCGCTGCCGGAGCCCGCCCCGCACCAGGTGCTGGTCCGCATCGAGGCCTCCGGCCTGTGCCACACCGACATCCACGCGGCCCGCGGCGACTGGCCCGTCCGCCCGACCCCGCCGTTCGTACCCGGGCACGAGGGAGTCGGCGTCGTCGAGCGGGCCGGGGACGCGGTGCGCCACGTCCGGGTCGGCCAACGGGTCGCCATTCCGTGGCTCGCCGACGCCTGCGGCCACTGCGACCACTGCGTCTCCGGCTGGGAGACGCTCTGCCTGCAGCAGCACAACTCCGGCTACTCCGTGGACGGCGCCTACGCCGAGTACGCGCTCGCCCACGGCGACTACGTGGTCCCCGTGCCGGACGGCATCGACCCGATGGACGCCGCGCCGCTCTCCTGCGCGGGCGTCACCACCTACAAGGCCGTCAAGGTCGCCGCGGCCGGCCCCGGCACCCGGGTGCTCGTCTCCGGCATCGGCGGCCTCGGCCACCTCGCCCTGCAGTACGCGCGCATCGCCGGTGCCGAGACGATCGCCGTCGACGTGACCGACGAGAAGCTCGCCCTCGCCCGCGACCTCGGCGCCGACCACGTGCTCGACGCCCGCACCCAGGACGTCCCCGCCGAGGCGCAGAGGCTCGGCGGCGCCGACGCCGCGATCGCGCTCGCCGTCAGCAACGACTCCTTCCGGGCCGCGTACGGCGCGCTGCGGCGCGGCGGCACCCTCGTCCTGGTCGCCCTGCCGGCCGGCGGCACCCTGGAGATCCCCGTCTTCGACACCGTGCTGAACGGGACGAAGGTGGTCGGCTCGATCGTCGGCACCCGGCAGGACCTCGCCGAGGTGTTCCGGCTGCACGAACTCGGCCGGACCACGGTGATGCGCGAGTCCCGGCGGCTGGAGCAGGTCAACGACTGCTTCGAGGACGTGCTCGCGGGCCGGGTGGCGGCCCGGCTGGTCTTCGACCTCCGCTGA
- a CDS encoding HEAT repeat protein, with the protein MPIFVHLTSAANAPRIRRSGIRAAGRGVRGVHCFPVLPSYTLTHQWVRELARFGTRGGLVAVHFRLDDAEPVTVRHYGTPGERTTAAEAAGRLAAMEDPRGWEVFLPRSVAAPEVHRLRRPPQVAGWRYFPGAHGRRPCQCDGCRVRGEYGRRRLRERLPHPLDGPPPPTRVLLARLAAAGDPGDSAVLLDLLHWFGLRRRRRGPVAELARLAGHPDPQVRRRLVETVWRWSSPGAAELLDRLADDPHAQVREAVADAREWLAETA; encoded by the coding sequence GTGCCGATATTCGTTCACCTCACCTCGGCGGCGAACGCGCCGCGGATCCGCCGCTCGGGCATCCGGGCGGCCGGCCGCGGTGTGCGCGGCGTCCACTGCTTCCCGGTGCTGCCCTCGTACACGCTGACCCACCAGTGGGTGCGCGAGCTGGCCCGCTTCGGCACCCGCGGCGGCCTGGTCGCGGTGCACTTCCGGCTGGACGACGCCGAGCCGGTGACCGTCCGCCACTACGGCACCCCGGGCGAGCGGACGACCGCGGCCGAGGCGGCCGGGCGGCTGGCCGCGATGGAGGACCCGCGCGGCTGGGAGGTGTTCCTGCCGCGGTCGGTCGCCGCGCCCGAGGTGCACCGCCTGCGACGCCCGCCGCAGGTCGCGGGCTGGCGGTACTTCCCCGGCGCGCACGGGCGGCGGCCCTGCCAGTGCGACGGCTGCCGGGTCCGCGGCGAGTACGGCCGGCGGCGGCTGCGCGAGCGGCTGCCGCACCCACTGGATGGGCCACCGCCCCCGACCCGGGTGCTGCTCGCCCGGTTGGCGGCCGCGGGCGATCCCGGCGACTCCGCAGTCCTGCTCGACCTGCTGCACTGGTTCGGGCTCCGGCGCCGCCGCAGGGGCCCGGTGGCGGAACTCGCCCGGCTCGCCGGGCACCCCGACCCGCAGGTCCGCCGCAGGCTCGTCGAAACGGTCTGGCGCTGGTCGTCCCCGGGCGCGGCCGAACTGCTCGACCGGCTCGCCGACGACCCGCACGCCCAGGTCAGGGAGGCCGTCGCGGACGCCCGGGAGTGGCTCGCCGAGACGGCCTGA
- a CDS encoding LexA-binding, inner membrane-associated putative hydrolase, protein MMGPAHALSGATAWLAAGAAAYSLDRPMPWPVLLAGALISAGAALAPDLDHKAATVSRAFGPISRGLCEVIDKIGAATYKATRGKGDPRRNGGHRTLTHTWLWAAMSGAVASVFSAYGGRWGVLVVLFIHMVLAVEGLLWRQARMSSDILVWLLGATSAWTLASVLDKPGNGANWLFDQPGQQYLWIGLPVALGALVHCLGDALTVSGCPVLWPIPIGRKRWYPVGPPKAMRFRAGSWVEIKVLMPVFMGLGAIGAVAALGFVG, encoded by the coding sequence ATGATGGGACCGGCACACGCGCTCTCCGGCGCAACGGCCTGGCTGGCCGCAGGAGCGGCCGCGTACTCGCTGGACCGGCCCATGCCCTGGCCCGTCCTGCTGGCGGGTGCGCTGATATCGGCGGGTGCCGCGCTCGCGCCCGACCTCGACCACAAGGCGGCCACCGTCTCGCGGGCCTTCGGCCCGATCTCGCGCGGTCTGTGCGAGGTCATCGACAAGATCGGCGCCGCCACGTACAAGGCCACCCGCGGCAAGGGCGACCCGCGCCGCAACGGCGGCCACCGCACGCTCACCCACACCTGGCTCTGGGCGGCGATGTCGGGCGCGGTGGCCTCGGTGTTCTCCGCGTACGGCGGCCGCTGGGGCGTCCTGGTGGTGCTGTTCATCCACATGGTGCTGGCGGTGGAGGGGCTGCTGTGGCGGCAGGCCCGGATGTCCAGCGACATCCTGGTGTGGCTGCTCGGCGCGACCAGCGCCTGGACGCTGGCGAGCGTCCTCGACAAGCCGGGCAACGGTGCGAACTGGCTGTTCGACCAGCCGGGCCAGCAGTACCTGTGGATCGGTCTGCCGGTGGCCCTGGGCGCCCTGGTGCACTGCCTGGGCGACGCGCTGACGGTCTCCGGCTGCCCGGTGCTGTGGCCGATCCCGATCGGCCGCAAGCGCTGGTACCCGGTGGGCCCGCCGAAGGCGATGCGCTTCCGGGCCGGCAGCTGGGTGGAGATCAAGGTCCTGATGCCGGTCTTCATGGGGCTCGGCGCGATCGGTGCGGTCGCCGCCCTGGGCTTCGTCGGCTGA